The Amblyomma americanum isolate KBUSLIRL-KWMA chromosome 11, ASM5285725v1, whole genome shotgun sequence genome includes the window gggcgatggcgtcccGCGAATtgcctggcagtgctgcaacatgctgtcgcgtacCATtcataaaggcgaagcttaagcgtcctccaattttttcttggaggatattggtgaactgccttACATAAGCTGAGAGAACCTGATGATGGTggttatagatttttatggcgcatgaacatctatggccaaaaagctccatggcacaaggtattttcggctTTTCAAGGTACGACCAGAGAAACATTTCCCAaggatttcaccctaaagaagccgagcaccagacaaaGGGAAAGCGTCTACCCATTCTATCACCGGCCAGTACCCGGCGGTACTGAGGATCGAACCGCAAACTTAGACAACTCACCGTTAATTCGTTATTCGACTTCCGGTTCGCTAGTTTTGTTCTCTTCCTTCAAGTCTCGGCTAATTCTAGACATACCATCCTGTGATCGCAACAACGCACTTTTCCGAGGACGTTTACGTCCTGTAGATGTACCACCTGCAGCCCCTAACATCAGAACATTCTATACTCCGCAGGTCACCGTCCGTCAAAACTACGGCCGCCTAGTGGCATACAACAGCCGCAACTGCCATGGCGTGCTTCTCGTGTTACCCGGACACCACTTCGCCCTACCATGGCGGATGACCCACACCGAAGAGCAGCAGGAGTACGCCAGAGAAGAGAGCGCCGATAAACAAGGCTGCACAGTCATCAAGAACACCGACCGCTTGGGCAAAAGGTTGTAGAGACATTCATTTCATACGTTCAGTTATTACACAGCTAGAACGTTAATCGCGCCAAATAAACAGGTCTTCCTTTTTCTGTCTGCACGTCTGATGCGTGGCATTAATTTTTATGGTTCATGCATGTCATTGTCTCTGTGCAATAAGGAGGCATTATTTACCAAACGCTTGCATAGGGTCCTTTAAGAGTGGTTTATTAATTAAAGCTTTCAAAACTTGATAGGATTTGGAATTCGGAAGCCCCACAAGGATTAGTGTACTGGCGCAACGAAAAGGTGTTCGATTTTAAACTAAACTTTGTATTGAATGAAAGCGTAATTTAAACTTCAACCAAACAGCAACGTATCCAAAAGGAGTGCCACATTACAATTCTGCAGCGAACTAAAACGAAGACAAGGAAGGAGAGTATTGATTTCAACGTCATGGCTGAGGAGAATGTTAAAAAAGCCTAACCTCTCAGTACCCTACATTCGTTCGCTGATGCTTTAGACTGAAAAATACAATTAACTGAACCCATTTCAACACTACTGCACCcctttctctatttcttctttcactcaaacTTTGTGGTTGGTgtcgtccaccgagatgtgagacaattattgcgtcatttctttttctcaaaaaaccaaaaaccatgAACCCATTTCAGCGCACGTACTCACCAGAACACATAAGTAAGCAGTATTGGATTGTTTTGAAGCAAACACCAGCAGTTCAGAAAGAAAGTTTTAAGAAATACGGCAAAGGAAGAGATCTCGCATCATAGATCATTTCACTCAATACACAGTTCGGAGGCGGTGCACCAATGTGCTACGAGACCATATTCCTAATTTACAGAGATTGCGAGATAACCGCCGTTCTGCAGGGTTTCTacagtgttttattttttattttgtttattgatactgtcagccgtaaggccgttacagggtggatgcatacaactcAGCAactacacacagccacaagtacaaaatttatacaacttaTATGAAATCATCTTGCCAGCAAATAAAGCCACAAGTGCGTCAGATAGGCAAGTGTTCCTAATATTACGCTCGGTTTCAGAGCACCGAGGATGGGAACCGCAGCTAAAGAACATAATGAATGACAGCAATGGCAAATGATTTCTATAGGCTTAAATAAAGGTAAAGATAAGTTCCAAACTGGTGTTGATTGTCTGCTTCTAAAATGTCCTGAGGCAAGTAATTCCAATCAGCTATGGTTCTGGGGAAGAAGGGGTATTTAAAGGAATCGATTCGGGCCGTCATGGGTGTAACCTGATCTTTGTGAGATCTCAAAGCTCTAGAGGAACGCTATTTCAAGTACCTGCTTGTGTTCAAGTTGAAGTGGTTATTATATAACAGATGAAACATTTTAGCCTTTCAACCTTCCTTTTCTTTGAAAATTGAGGTAAATTTAGTTCACGAAGCATGTCAGTGACTGAATCTGTAAATCTGTATTTTGACAAAATGAGCCTAGCCGCCCTTATCTGAACTTTTTCGATCCTGTCAATTTGGTTTTTCTGAGGCGGATCTCTTACGACGCTCGCATATTCCAGTCTCGTTCGTACCAGCGGCCTTTTTGTTTCGGCCTTTGAGCATACCTTATTTATGTGTGTATGCCAGTTTCGATTTGAAGCTATAGTGATGCCTAGATATCTGAAATGGTGGACTGGAGTTGGATAGTGCCCATCTGTTTCATAATCAAAGGAAAATATATTCTTGGTCTTATTGGAAATTGTAACAAATCAAGTTTTTGCATAATTGATTTCTATTTTGGATAATGTGTGCCATTGATTGACAGCGCTCAATGAAGAATTTAGTAGTAACTGGTCTTCTTGGTTTCAAACGAcagagtaaattaaacaatcatccgcaaaaagccggaCTGTAAAATGGGGTGGAATAGAAACTGCGATATCATTGACGTAGCATAAAAATAACAAGGGacccagcacagacccctgagggactcCCGAGGGCACCCCCAGGACGTCTGATTTAGCGCCATCTAATTCCACGAACTGGCTTCTGTTAGATAAGTCTCTATCCAACGTACAATATTGCTGTTTATACAAAGATGCACGGACTTTTCTCTGGTTTCCAGTAAAAGAACGTACAGGATTATTCATGACTTCATGCAGGTGTGAAGACGACGGTGGAGCGCGCCGCACCGAATGCGAAGAGGAGGAGCCAGAAAGCGCGCGGCAGGGAATGTACACAGGGGCTGCCAGCCAGAGCTTTTCTTTGCTTACCAACTTCATGTTCATATGGCGCCTCTGCTTGTCAACCTGAGATGACTCAGTGTACAAGGCATCGAGGAATTTCACCATCTCTTTCTGCAGCTCAGGTTCTCCCTCCAAAAATTCCTCTAGCACTTTCATCCTGTAGAGGAAGAAGAGTGGGACAGCAGGTTCTTAGCGAATGTAATAACGATCTATTAAAATATTTCGTGATTAGCAAGTGGTGTATGACATCTGTGTTTTCGAAGAAAGGTGTCTCAAAACTTTACTCTTGGCACCCGACATCAGTCACTGATATGTTTGCTTACTTGACAACTATCACCAAAGCACGGTGTTTCGCTTCCTTTACGGTGTAAAGATCTAGATGACACACCCACTCCTGCAATTCTCTTATGACTGCGAAGACCGCAGTGTTATGTCAATTCAGCTTGAAATCATACCCTGAATACATCAGGAGGGCAACTTCAAAGGAGTTGATGGCTGTGGCAATAAAATTAGCTGCTGTTTAaatactgttgaacctggttagagagcggaaGCATTGATGCTTCCgtcaactagacgcggcttggcgcatgtaacgttgaatgcgttccgcacactgaataggttGCGCGCCCATCCagccactctggcaggtggcagttcagttaatggtTAATTGCGAGGGTTCACACAATGAacgctgacccgccgcggtggctcagtggttagagcgctcggctactgatccagtgctcccgggtacgaacccgaccgcggcagctgcgttttatggaggcaaaccgctaaagcgcccatgtgctgtgcgatgtcagtgcacgttaaagatccccagttggtcgaaattattcctgagccctccactacggcacctcattattccttatttcactccctcctttattacttcccttacggcgcggttcaggagtctaacgatatatgagacagatactgc containing:
- the LOC144110116 gene encoding uncharacterized protein LOC144110116; the protein is MAATCNGFCLAATMDPIDISPMCFKVTVRQNYGRLVAYNSRNCHGVLLVLPGHHFALPWRMTHTEEQQEYAREESADKQGCTVIKNTDRLGKRCEDDGGARRTECEEEEPESARQGMYTGAASQSFSLLTNFMFIWRLCLST